In one window of Armatimonadota bacterium DNA:
- a CDS encoding FemAB family PEP-CTERM system-associated protein codes for MTVETTIFWVAVALVAYAYVGYPLLLAALGAVFGRPWRKDTCGADPDVTLIVPAHNEESVIGQKIRNCLDLDYPRDKFEIIVVCDGCTDATADVVRRERDPRVRLIEYSPRRGKPAALNAACAAARGDILVFSDADVRLHAAALKHLVANFADEHVGCVSGRTLVETRAESTAQGERLKYTFDRLVRLAQSRLWTLAGADGGLYAIRRALYRPPALNAVADDLAIPAAIVEQGYRIVYDPLAAAIEPAAGTFSDEMRRKARIVAGAAPISVRWLAPRRLFRRDLMGFHLLSGKLLKYVVPLSLIAILACSVALRSQPLYAALLYSQLAFYAIAAAGLAVHRRYGTRLPRAFWLPAYFCGVNGAALVGLYRALRRRQSVKWERPPRAPETKTSELERVSTGQTPQMNAATDNSTLRIGPFEGAAAEWNEFVAAAEDGTVFHDLRWRTVIEDVFGYKSHYLEARDDGRLVGILPLFRARHALTGPALVSMPFLNYGGPVAETDAVREALLSAGTALAQRADATYLEVRSREPLGPLFMSSTQKETYELSLEGGPEAAWRGLKSSVRNKVRKAVKLGVTVRMGLHFLPQFYRCFAHNMRDLGTPVLSRAFFERAAEAFPEECEVMVAQHGERFIGGKFVMMWGGVMYFVWASSLRPALRLAPNDLLNWRAIEYACTRGLSWCDFGRSTVGSPHAAYKRQWGAQPRQLYWEYCAPNGYTIPGPTRDRGLAYRYASLLWRRLPMPIANRVGPLLARYLP; via the coding sequence ATGACCGTGGAGACGACCATATTCTGGGTCGCCGTGGCCTTGGTGGCGTACGCCTACGTCGGCTATCCGCTTCTGCTGGCGGCGCTCGGCGCTGTCTTCGGTCGGCCGTGGCGGAAGGATACGTGTGGCGCCGACCCCGACGTTACCTTGATCGTCCCGGCGCACAACGAGGAGTCCGTCATCGGTCAGAAGATTCGGAACTGCCTCGATCTGGACTATCCCCGCGACAAGTTCGAGATCATCGTGGTCTGCGACGGCTGCACCGACGCTACGGCCGACGTCGTGCGCCGCGAGCGCGATCCGCGCGTGCGGTTGATCGAGTACTCGCCGCGCCGAGGTAAGCCGGCGGCGTTGAACGCGGCGTGCGCGGCCGCGCGTGGCGACATCCTGGTGTTCTCCGACGCGGACGTGCGGCTGCACGCCGCCGCGCTGAAGCATCTCGTCGCGAACTTCGCCGACGAGCATGTAGGCTGTGTCTCGGGGCGAACGCTCGTCGAGACCCGTGCCGAGAGCACGGCCCAGGGCGAACGGCTGAAGTACACGTTCGATCGCCTGGTGCGCCTGGCGCAAAGCCGGCTGTGGACACTGGCAGGCGCCGACGGCGGGCTGTACGCCATCCGGCGAGCGCTGTACCGGCCGCCGGCGCTCAACGCCGTGGCAGATGACCTGGCGATACCGGCGGCGATAGTCGAACAGGGATATCGCATCGTCTACGATCCGCTCGCCGCGGCCATCGAACCCGCGGCGGGGACCTTCAGCGACGAAATGCGCCGCAAGGCGCGCATCGTAGCTGGGGCGGCTCCGATCAGCGTCCGGTGGCTTGCTCCGCGGCGGCTGTTTCGCCGCGACCTGATGGGATTCCATCTGCTGTCGGGCAAGCTGCTCAAGTACGTGGTGCCGCTGTCGCTGATCGCGATACTGGCGTGCAGCGTCGCGCTCCGATCTCAGCCCTTATATGCCGCGCTGCTGTACTCACAACTCGCCTTCTATGCCATCGCCGCTGCGGGGTTGGCGGTGCATCGGCGATATGGCACTCGCCTGCCCCGCGCGTTCTGGCTTCCCGCGTACTTCTGCGGCGTCAACGGCGCCGCTTTGGTCGGCCTGTACCGCGCGCTGCGCCGCCGGCAGAGCGTCAAGTGGGAGCGGCCGCCCCGCGCGCCGGAGACGAAAACGAGTGAACTGGAGCGTGTCTCCACCGGTCAGACCCCTCAGATGAATGCAGCCACCGACAACAGCACATTGCGTATCGGCCCGTTCGAGGGAGCGGCGGCCGAATGGAACGAGTTCGTCGCGGCCGCGGAGGACGGCACGGTATTTCACGACCTGCGCTGGCGGACGGTAATCGAAGACGTGTTCGGCTACAAGAGTCACTACCTGGAGGCGCGGGACGACGGCAGGCTCGTGGGGATCTTGCCCTTGTTCCGCGCGCGCCATGCGCTGACGGGCCCGGCCCTGGTCTCCATGCCGTTCCTCAACTACGGGGGCCCTGTCGCGGAAACTGACGCGGTCCGAGAGGCGCTGCTGTCCGCAGGGACGGCTCTCGCGCAGCGCGCGGACGCGACATATCTAGAGGTGCGCAGTCGGGAGCCTCTGGGCCCGCTGTTCATGAGTTCGACCCAGAAGGAGACCTACGAGCTGTCGCTCGAGGGCGGCCCCGAGGCCGCCTGGCGCGGCCTCAAGTCCAGCGTTCGCAACAAGGTGCGCAAGGCGGTCAAGCTCGGGGTCACGGTACGCATGGGGCTGCATTTCCTGCCGCAGTTCTACCGCTGCTTTGCACACAACATGCGTGACCTCGGCACGCCGGTGCTCAGCCGCGCGTTCTTCGAGCGCGCGGCGGAGGCGTTCCCGGAGGAGTGCGAAGTCATGGTGGCGCAGCATGGCGAGCGATTCATCGGCGGCAAGTTCGTCATGATGTGGGGCGGCGTCATGTATTTCGTGTGGGCGTCATCACTGCGCCCTGCCCTGCGCCTCGCCCCCAACGACCTGCTCAACTGGCGGGCGATCGAGTATGCATGCACGCGTGGTCTGAGCTGGTGCGACTTCGGCCGTTCCACCGTGGGCTCGCCCCACGCGGCGTACAAGCGACAGTGGGGAGCACAGCCCCGACAGTTGTACTGGGAGTACTGCGCGCCCAACGGCTACACAATCCCCGGGCCGACGCGGGACCGTGGATTGGCATATCGGTACGCCAGCCTGCTGTGGCGGCGGCTGCCCATGCCCATCGCGAATCGCGTCGGGCCGCTGCTGGCGAGGTACCTGCCCTGA
- a CDS encoding peptidoglycan bridge formation glycyltransferase FemA/FemB family protein gives MTASGLELALGGASTPGLTAREMGAEGRAAWDAFVAGHPLGHYMQSYEWGEIRAASGWTPIRVAVLVGDEIRACAQVLEKKLVLGHRCVHYAPRGPIVDYHDARLLADTVNALRAVGRRRGATMLRTDPAVGEEDAAAREALDALGFRHSERGTYWNAPRHVFRLDLSPDEDALFRSFRQTTRNEIRQAARKGVVIENSGTPGDLAEFHQLMMVLGSRKGFPVRAYAHYRKLYDELLPRGLGKLFVARHDGTLIGGAFMATMGDASWWLHGATSSEHRKLMPSKALAWAMITWSKSVGRRWFDFLGSRLPGVADFKRGFRPTEASFIGCYDLPLRPTTYALWRAAESRGVPAAVAVYRAVMPRLGFLRRGAST, from the coding sequence GTGACCGCAAGCGGGCTTGAGCTTGCGCTCGGCGGCGCCTCGACGCCCGGCCTGACGGCGCGAGAGATGGGCGCGGAGGGCCGCGCCGCGTGGGACGCGTTCGTCGCGGGCCATCCCTTGGGCCATTACATGCAGAGTTACGAATGGGGTGAAATCCGGGCAGCGAGCGGATGGACGCCGATTCGCGTCGCGGTGCTCGTCGGCGATGAGATTCGGGCGTGCGCGCAAGTGCTCGAGAAGAAGTTGGTGCTGGGCCATCGGTGCGTTCACTATGCGCCGCGGGGCCCCATCGTTGACTACCACGACGCCCGGTTGCTCGCCGACACCGTCAACGCGTTGCGCGCCGTCGGCCGTCGTCGAGGCGCGACTATGCTCAGGACCGACCCCGCGGTCGGCGAAGAGGACGCCGCGGCTCGCGAGGCGCTGGACGCGCTCGGATTCAGACACAGCGAGCGCGGCACGTATTGGAACGCGCCGCGCCACGTCTTCCGGCTCGACCTATCGCCCGACGAAGATGCGCTGTTCCGGTCGTTTCGACAGACCACGCGCAACGAGATACGACAAGCCGCTCGAAAAGGCGTCGTCATCGAGAACAGCGGGACGCCGGGGGATCTCGCGGAGTTTCACCAACTGATGATGGTGCTCGGGAGCCGCAAGGGCTTTCCGGTGCGCGCGTACGCGCATTATCGGAAGCTGTACGACGAACTTCTGCCGCGCGGGCTCGGGAAGCTGTTCGTGGCACGCCACGACGGCACGCTGATCGGCGGAGCGTTCATGGCGACGATGGGTGACGCGAGTTGGTGGCTGCACGGCGCGACGAGTTCGGAACATCGCAAGCTGATGCCGAGCAAAGCGTTGGCATGGGCGATGATCACGTGGTCAAAGAGCGTGGGGCGACGGTGGTTTGACTTCCTCGGCTCGCGCTTGCCGGGCGTGGCCGATTTCAAGCGAGGCTTCAGACCAACCGAGGCGTCGTTCATCGGCTGCTACGACTTGCCGTTGCGGCCAACCACATATGCCCTGTGGCGTGCCGCCGAGAGCCGCGGGGTGCCGGCGGCGGTGGCGGTTTATCGGGCGGTGATGCCCCGGCTGGGATTCCTGCGGCGAGGGGCGTCAACGTGA
- a CDS encoding O-antigen ligase family protein — WGLLILLALEFVRPQQIIPALAPLHLPRLLTMWVALAWVLQAVVARRSGLMRDRQNAVMIGVLVVAAISVPGAYWPGQATGALVDLAKKIVAFFLIINLATDRRRVGMLVWTLVLLNAWLAANQIAAYAAATPDTPLARLGGGTDSFLGNTIDFAVAIAVVLPYAAFLTFAEKRTATVVAAALFTGLFVVSMVATGARSGAVALVVLAVVVWAKSPRKVVGLAVIGALLAGCWILSPTAYRERVLSIREYRQDASAMGRIENWGVAYRMLRDRPFIGVGIDNFAIAYGVRYSPAGEQRWAAVHNVVLQAAAELGVVGLTMYLLLLFFVLGDNRRTRALAAHMVSDQGRWYRNLAHGVDASLIGFLVTSLFATTLYYPHLYLIAGLAVALKHAALADAPAEAAP, encoded by the coding sequence CTGGGGGCTGCTGATACTGCTTGCCTTGGAGTTTGTGCGGCCCCAGCAAATAATCCCCGCGCTCGCGCCACTGCATTTGCCTCGTCTTCTGACCATGTGGGTCGCGCTTGCGTGGGTGCTGCAAGCTGTCGTGGCCCGGAGATCGGGACTCATGCGGGACCGACAGAATGCTGTGATGATCGGGGTGCTGGTGGTCGCCGCCATCTCCGTGCCCGGCGCCTATTGGCCGGGGCAGGCAACTGGGGCCCTTGTCGATCTCGCCAAGAAGATTGTCGCGTTCTTTCTGATCATCAACCTCGCGACCGACCGCCGAAGGGTCGGTATGCTCGTCTGGACCCTGGTCTTGCTCAACGCCTGGCTCGCGGCTAACCAGATTGCGGCATACGCTGCCGCAACGCCAGACACGCCTCTCGCACGACTCGGAGGGGGCACTGACTCGTTCCTGGGCAACACGATAGACTTCGCGGTGGCGATCGCGGTCGTGCTTCCGTACGCCGCGTTCCTCACCTTCGCCGAGAAGCGGACGGCGACGGTTGTGGCTGCGGCGCTTTTCACCGGTCTGTTCGTGGTCTCGATGGTGGCGACCGGGGCGCGGTCAGGGGCCGTTGCGTTGGTGGTTCTGGCCGTCGTCGTGTGGGCCAAGAGTCCGCGCAAGGTGGTGGGGCTTGCGGTCATCGGCGCGCTGCTCGCGGGATGCTGGATTCTGTCGCCGACTGCGTATCGTGAACGAGTACTCTCCATCAGGGAGTACCGGCAGGACGCGTCGGCGATGGGCAGGATCGAGAACTGGGGCGTCGCATACCGAATGCTGCGCGATCGTCCCTTTATCGGCGTCGGCATTGACAACTTCGCCATCGCCTATGGTGTACGTTACAGCCCGGCCGGAGAACAGAGATGGGCCGCGGTACACAACGTGGTGCTGCAAGCGGCGGCCGAACTGGGCGTCGTTGGGCTCACCATGTACCTTTTGCTCTTGTTCTTCGTCCTCGGCGACAACCGCCGCACGAGGGCCCTCGCGGCACATATGGTCAGCGACCAGGGCCGGTGGTATCGCAACTTGGCTCATGGCGTGGACGCCAGCCTGATCGGATTCCTCGTCACCAGCCTATTCGCCACGACCCTCTACTATCCGCACCTCTACCTCATCGCCGGATTGGCGGTGGCGCTCAAGCACGCCGCTCTCGCCGATGCCCCCGCGGAGGCTGCGCCATGA
- a CDS encoding polysaccharide deacetylase family protein — MVTLRETVKTAIAGLGYYTGALGVVGWIGERLHGRGCAILTYHRVLCREEAAAEPDPGLVTTVETFRAHMECIAERYTPVPLSEAVARLGRGAPLPRRACAVTFDDGWRDNFRNAYPILREIGIPATIFVATSYVGTERPLWTRRAAHVIGEALRRGEARLVQDALDQDGPGLSSPAIGTSHGVKPIVSLLKRLPAGRRERIVSGIAAALGCASVGDSWLTWDELRHMSERGVAVGSHTRTHAILIAESPERVRDELAGSRADIETHVGAAPVAFCYPDGAWDERVEAMVRDTGYACACSTDPGMARAGGNPYHLPRIAADERMAQGVGRGFSPAMLTLQAMGGFRTVAGLRRDRHQVVEPERRGATGEGDEPADTLAAMERHR; from the coding sequence ATGGTCACACTACGCGAGACAGTGAAGACGGCGATTGCCGGTCTCGGTTACTATACCGGCGCGCTGGGCGTCGTGGGCTGGATCGGCGAGCGCTTGCACGGTCGGGGCTGCGCGATCCTCACGTATCACCGCGTGCTGTGCCGCGAGGAGGCCGCTGCGGAGCCCGACCCCGGGTTGGTGACTACAGTCGAGACATTCAGGGCACACATGGAGTGCATTGCCGAGCGCTACACACCGGTGCCGCTCAGCGAAGCTGTCGCGCGGCTCGGTCGAGGTGCGCCTCTTCCCCGCCGAGCCTGCGCGGTCACCTTCGACGACGGCTGGCGTGATAACTTCAGGAATGCATATCCGATCCTGCGTGAGATCGGCATCCCGGCAACCATCTTCGTCGCCACAAGCTATGTCGGCACCGAGCGACCGTTGTGGACGCGACGGGCCGCCCACGTCATCGGCGAGGCGCTGCGCCGAGGCGAGGCGCGGCTCGTGCAAGATGCGCTTGACCAAGACGGGCCGGGGCTGTCGTCTCCAGCGATAGGGACATCCCACGGGGTCAAGCCCATCGTTTCGCTCCTCAAGCGCCTGCCCGCCGGTCGGCGCGAGCGGATCGTGTCCGGCATCGCGGCGGCGCTCGGCTGTGCGTCGGTCGGCGACTCGTGGCTGACATGGGACGAGCTTCGTCACATGAGCGAACGCGGGGTCGCGGTCGGATCTCATACCCGGACGCATGCAATCCTCATCGCGGAGTCGCCCGAGCGCGTGCGCGATGAACTCGCCGGCTCTCGGGCCGACATCGAAACACACGTCGGCGCAGCGCCTGTTGCGTTCTGCTATCCCGACGGCGCGTGGGACGAGCGCGTCGAGGCAATGGTGCGCGACACTGGATATGCTTGTGCGTGCTCCACCGATCCCGGCATGGCGCGCGCCGGAGGCAATCCCTATCATCTCCCACGGATCGCCGCCGACGAGCGGATGGCGCAGGGCGTCGGCCGCGGATTCTCACCGGCGATGCTTACTCTTCAGGCGATGGGCGGATTCCGGACCGTGGCGGGATTGCGGCGTGACCGACATCAAGTAGTCGAGCCGGAGCGAAGGGGAGCTACCGGCGAGGGCGACGAGCCCGCCGACACTCTGGCGGCAATGGAACGACACCGATGA
- a CDS encoding glycosyltransferase family 4 protein, whose product MNVLKVFFSPYPWDVRVEKICRGLVAGGHEVTLLCRNERLQPADEVIDGFRVTRIRPPRIGAPAFNQWWNAPLPVNPVWWAHIAAALARERPDVVLIRDIPLAVPSAALARACGIPTVLDMAENYPAAMAEWRRWERGGATRALTRNVVAARALERASVRAVNHVVVVAEEQRSRLVAMKVPPRRVWLASNTPELDRASRIDRGLQQELRQRFRGRTVVLYVGELHLHRGIDTAIRAVSRARAQLGDPLLLLVGKGIHERLLRRIAAAQGGQELVHFEGWVRPELVASYVASCDIALVPHRASEHTNTTLPNKLFDYMAHGKPVVVSDAAPMARIVNAEGCGTVFRSGDGDSLARAILHAADPTRGPRMGLRGRQAVLREYNWDVDFRRLCSALETAAGGARKRCGRASRAGPGVGRAGRSGAHADS is encoded by the coding sequence GTGAACGTGCTCAAGGTATTCTTCAGTCCCTACCCGTGGGACGTCAGAGTGGAGAAGATATGCCGCGGCCTTGTCGCGGGCGGGCATGAGGTGACGCTCCTGTGCCGCAACGAGCGTCTTCAGCCAGCGGACGAAGTGATCGATGGGTTTCGCGTGACGCGCATTCGGCCGCCGCGGATCGGCGCTCCCGCCTTCAACCAATGGTGGAACGCGCCGCTGCCCGTCAATCCGGTGTGGTGGGCGCACATCGCCGCGGCTCTCGCCCGCGAGCGACCCGACGTCGTGCTGATACGGGACATCCCGCTCGCCGTGCCGAGCGCCGCGCTGGCGCGCGCCTGCGGCATTCCGACGGTGCTCGACATGGCCGAGAACTACCCCGCAGCGATGGCGGAGTGGCGCCGCTGGGAGCGCGGCGGAGCAACCCGCGCCCTGACGCGAAACGTGGTCGCCGCGCGCGCGCTGGAGAGAGCGTCGGTGAGAGCCGTGAACCACGTCGTCGTCGTCGCCGAGGAACAGCGGAGCCGCCTGGTGGCGATGAAGGTTCCCCCGCGCCGCGTCTGGCTCGCGAGCAATACCCCTGAGCTGGACCGGGCGAGTCGCATCGATCGCGGCCTACAACAGGAGCTGCGGCAGCGCTTTCGTGGGCGGACGGTCGTGCTTTACGTGGGGGAGCTCCACCTCCACCGTGGCATAGACACGGCCATACGTGCGGTGAGTCGCGCCCGCGCGCAGCTCGGTGATCCGCTGCTCCTACTCGTCGGCAAGGGGATCCACGAACGACTTCTGAGACGGATCGCGGCGGCGCAGGGCGGACAGGAGCTGGTGCATTTCGAGGGATGGGTCCGACCCGAGTTGGTGGCGAGTTATGTGGCGAGCTGTGACATCGCGCTCGTGCCGCACCGTGCCAGCGAGCACACGAACACCACGTTGCCGAACAAACTGTTCGACTACATGGCGCACGGCAAGCCGGTGGTGGTGTCCGACGCCGCGCCGATGGCACGGATCGTAAACGCCGAGGGATGCGGCACGGTGTTCCGCTCCGGCGACGGCGATTCGCTGGCACGGGCCATCCTCCACGCGGCGGACCCGACGCGCGGCCCTCGCATGGGGCTGCGCGGGCGGCAAGCGGTGCTCCGCGAGTACAACTGGGACGTGGATTTTCGTCGGCTCTGCTCGGCGCTGGAGACAGCCGCCGGCGGCGCGCGCAAGCGCTGCGGACGCGCATCGCGCGCCGGGCCGGGCGTTGGGCGCGCTGGAAGGTCGGGGGCCCATGCCGACAGCTAG
- a CDS encoding glycosyltransferase: protein MSHPIRVLQAIETGGYGGAEMVLLQLATHLSRGRYAVIAGVGRDDWLAQNLRAAGVRVFILGRARGLDVRLVANLVRVIRRERVSLVHSHMFRIGLNSCLAARVAGIPAIVTVHGLSDFETGRRRLAIWFLSQLASRIVTVSRYLRRQLMGSCRVRASRIATIHNGVPLGHFPADHHESRRQVRAELDLEGAFAVGTVGRLSPVKGHQHLIDAIAGLADETPVVRLLIVGPGPLRSALAARSEALGLADRVRFLGFRDDIPRLLSALDCFVLPSLSEGLSIATMEAMAAGLPVVVTDSGGPSDLVEHGETGLVVPPGDASALSAAIATVLREPELARRLGAAARRRAQAFDMRDMVDRYEMLYREVLSDRKRA from the coding sequence GTGAGCCATCCGATCCGCGTTCTGCAGGCGATCGAAACCGGCGGTTACGGTGGTGCCGAAATGGTGCTGCTGCAGCTCGCGACGCATCTCTCGCGGGGCCGGTATGCCGTGATCGCCGGAGTTGGGAGAGACGACTGGTTGGCGCAGAATCTCAGAGCAGCGGGCGTCCGTGTCTTCATCCTCGGGCGTGCGCGTGGGTTGGACGTGCGTCTAGTGGCCAACCTTGTACGAGTGATAAGACGTGAACGGGTGAGCCTAGTGCACAGCCACATGTTCAGAATCGGTCTCAACAGCTGCCTTGCGGCCCGCGTCGCGGGGATTCCGGCGATTGTTACGGTGCACGGATTATCTGACTTCGAGACTGGACGTCGACGGCTTGCGATCTGGTTCCTCTCGCAACTGGCCAGCAGGATAGTGACTGTGTCCCGCTACCTGCGACGCCAACTGATGGGATCCTGTCGCGTGAGGGCGAGTCGAATTGCCACGATCCATAACGGTGTGCCACTAGGCCATTTCCCGGCTGACCACCACGAATCACGGCGACAAGTTCGAGCGGAACTCGATCTGGAGGGCGCGTTCGCGGTGGGGACGGTAGGCCGTCTGAGCCCTGTGAAGGGCCATCAGCATCTCATTGATGCGATTGCTGGGTTGGCCGATGAAACGCCAGTGGTGCGACTGCTGATCGTCGGGCCTGGACCGTTGCGCTCTGCGCTGGCGGCGCGGTCGGAAGCCCTTGGGCTAGCCGACCGGGTTCGATTCCTGGGCTTCAGGGATGATATCCCACGGCTGCTCAGCGCGTTGGATTGCTTTGTGCTGCCGTCGTTGTCCGAGGGGCTCTCGATCGCGACCATGGAGGCGATGGCGGCGGGACTGCCTGTAGTTGTCACCGACAGCGGGGGGCCGTCCGATCTGGTGGAGCACGGCGAGACGGGTCTGGTGGTTCCGCCGGGCGACGCCTCCGCGCTATCGGCGGCCATCGCGACCGTCCTGCGCGAGCCGGAGTTGGCGCGGCGATTGGGGGCCGCGGCCCGCCGGAGAGCCCAGGCGTTCGATATGCGAGACATGGTAGACAGGTACGAGATGCTGTACCGGGAGGTGCTGAGTGACCGCAAGCGGGCTTGA
- a CDS encoding glycosyltransferase — protein MATRSHGGPERQILGVATRHERSRFRPLIVSFVSYHGERRPVLDEANRAGLPTAAVRMTATLDPRGVSGLARMLRQEAISLVATYGYKADILGLMAGRLVGVPVVATCGGWTGHTRLVCLYEALDKLALRLADRVIAVSEATRSALLQSGVDPRRIAVVPNAVDGERFRPGDGSRLRAELGVAPDTAVIVSVGRLSREKGHRYLIDAAAQLRSPQRIHLLFVGDGPEKPALERLVASHDMTAMTTFAGWRTDVVPFYRAADIVVLPSLTEGLPVALLEAMACGKPVVASDVGGVAEVLGASAYGLVVPPANPSALTNALACLVERRHFAHALAERARERATQMTFDTSVRLLEHLYADVLRVRGPGRRHR, from the coding sequence GTGGCCACACGATCCCACGGCGGGCCCGAGCGCCAGATACTCGGGGTCGCGACCCGACACGAGCGGTCGCGTTTCCGTCCTCTCATCGTGTCGTTCGTGTCTTATCACGGCGAACGGCGCCCAGTGCTCGACGAAGCAAACCGCGCGGGGTTGCCCACCGCCGCCGTCCGCATGACGGCGACGCTTGATCCCCGCGGCGTCTCCGGCTTGGCCCGTATGCTGCGTCAGGAAGCGATCTCGCTGGTGGCAACCTACGGGTACAAAGCGGATATCCTGGGCTTGATGGCGGGGCGATTGGTCGGCGTGCCCGTTGTTGCGACATGCGGCGGTTGGACCGGACACACGCGGCTGGTGTGCCTCTACGAGGCGCTCGACAAGCTCGCGCTTCGCTTGGCGGACCGCGTGATCGCGGTTTCTGAGGCGACGCGAAGCGCGCTGCTCCAGTCCGGCGTTGACCCGCGGCGAATAGCCGTCGTGCCTAATGCCGTTGACGGCGAACGCTTCCGGCCGGGCGACGGCTCGAGGCTGCGCGCCGAGCTCGGCGTCGCGCCCGACACGGCGGTCATCGTCTCCGTTGGGCGACTCAGCCGTGAGAAGGGACATCGCTACCTTATTGACGCCGCGGCGCAACTCCGATCGCCCCAGCGAATTCATCTCCTGTTCGTCGGGGACGGACCTGAGAAGCCCGCGCTCGAGAGGCTCGTCGCTTCGCACGACATGACGGCCATGACGACGTTCGCCGGCTGGCGTACCGACGTTGTGCCGTTTTACCGGGCGGCCGACATCGTGGTCCTGCCTTCGCTCACCGAGGGACTACCTGTCGCCCTACTCGAAGCGATGGCCTGCGGCAAGCCGGTCGTCGCGAGCGATGTCGGCGGCGTGGCCGAGGTGCTGGGCGCAAGCGCGTACGGGCTCGTCGTTCCCCCCGCGAACCCGAGCGCTCTCACGAACGCGCTCGCATGCCTGGTGGAGAGACGCCACTTCGCGCACGCCCTGGCGGAGCGAGCGAGAGAGCGTGCGACTCAGATGACCTTCGACACGAGTGTGCGGCTGCTGGAGCATCTGTACGCGGATGTCCTTCGTGTACGCGGTCCGGGACGACGGCACCGGTGA